From the genome of Streptomyces sp. NBC_00523:
GTCACCCTGCTCGCCGGCCTCGGCGTGGAGGGCGATGTGCATGCGGGGGTCACGGTCAAGCACCGCTCCAGGGTCGCCCAGGACCCCACCCAGCCGAACCTGCGCCAGGTCCACCTCATCCATGAGGAGCTGTTCGAGGAGGTCCGTGCGCTGGGCTTCGAGGTGGCGCCCGGCGACATCGGGGAGAACATAACGACCCGGGGGATCGATCTGCTGTCCCTGCCCGTCGGCACCCTGCTGCATCTCGGTGAGGAAGCCGTTGTCGAGGTGACCGGGCTGCGCAATCCGTGCATGCAGATCGAAGACTTCCAGGGCGGCCTCCTCAAGCAGGTCGTCG
Proteins encoded in this window:
- a CDS encoding MOSC domain-containing protein, which codes for MSGTVTAVSRNETYSFTKPNRDSVTLLAGLGVEGDVHAGVTVKHRSRVAQDPTQPNLRQVHLIHEELFEEVRALGFEVAPGDIGENITTRGIDLLSLPVGTLLHLGEEAVVEVTGLRNPCMQIEDFQGGLLKQVVGRDEAGNIVRKAGIMSVVTAGGVVRPGDPVRIELPAEPHRPLERV